The Tistrella bauzanensis DNA window TGGTGGTATAGGCTTGGCCGATGCCGCGCAGCACCCGCGACCGGCTGGATTTCGCCAGCGCGCCGGCCATGCCGAGCAGCAGGCCAAGCGCCAGCGACGGCGGGATCAGAGCAAGGGTGATCAACGCACCCTCGATCAGCAGCCCGCCATAGCCTTTGAAATCGAACATCAGATGGCGACCGTCGGTTGGCAGCGGTCAGGAGTCGCGCCAATGGCACACCCCCCGACCGCGCGTGGATCACTCGCCATAGATATCGAAGTTGAACCATTTGTCGTTGATGGTCTTGAACGTGCCGTCGGCGCGGATGGCGGCGATCGCCTCGTTGAACTTCGCCACCAGATCGTCATTGCCCTTGCGGACCGCGACCCCGATGCCCTCGCCATACCATTTCGGATCGGCGACCGGCCCCGCGACGAAATGATATCCCTGTCCGTCCGGGGTCTTCAGCCAGTCGCCCAGAACCGGCTGATCGGCCAGGGTCAGATCGGCCCGCCCCGCCGCCAGGTCCAGATTGGCCTGATCCTGTGTGTCGTAAAGCCGGATATCGCTATCCTTGTAGTTGTCTTCCAGGAAGGTGACATGGGTGGTCGAGCGCTGGACCGCGATCACCTTGCCAGCCAGCGCCTTGGGCGACACATCATCATAGGTCTTGTCCTTCGGCGCCACGAACTGCCCGGCCGACAGAGCGTACTTGTCCGAGAAATCCACCGACTGCTTGCGTTCGTCGGTGATCGACATCGCCGAGATGATCGCATCGTACTTGTTGGCAAGCAGCCCCGGAATGATGCCGTCCCAATCCTGGGTGATGAGCTCGCAATCAGCCTGCATCTTCTCACAGAGCGCATTGGTGATATCGACGTCGAACCCGTCGAGCTTGCCCTGATCGTTGACGAAATTGAACGGAGGATAGGCCCCTTCGTTGGCGATGCGGATTTTGGTCATCTCGGCGGCCGCGGCGGCGCCGGAGGCCAGCCCCAGGCCAATGACGGCTGCGGTCAGGATGCGGAACATGCCCACGTGTCGGTCTCCCTCAAGGTCGATGACGCCCATGCCCGCGGAACGCCGGGGTCACGAACCGGCGCCGGCTCCCCCGAACCGGCACTTGGTCCCCCCTGTCGCGTCGGCTGCCGCGCATGCGGCACCATTGGCGCGTTCCGGGCACGGCGATGTTACGCCTTAGTAAACCCGCGAGGCGAGGGGCTGTTCAACGACAAAACGTCATCGACCGTCACGGCGATCACGGCATCGCCCGCCGCGGCATGTTGCCGATCAGCGGCCGGCCGCCATTGCGCATCGAAAAACTGTCGGCGTCTTCGATCTTGGGCGGCTCGGCAGCCAGCACCGCCATCACCCGGCGCCAGGCATCGGCCGCCCCCTCGCCCGCGGCCTGGAAGGCACTGTCGAGATAGGCGGTCTGAAGCGCCGAGAGCCGCGCCTCCAATGCCGCGCCCTCCGGGTTCAGGGTCACGTTCAGCATCCGCCGGTTCGACGGCACCGGGCTCAACGCCACCAGATTCTGGTCGAGCAACTGGCGCATCGGACGGTGCAGCGCCTGGCGGGACACTTTCAGCTTGTCGAGCAGGTCGGTCAGGGTCATGTCCGGGCCACCATGCGCCACAAAGAACAGGATCCGGTGATGCGACCGGTTCAAGCCGCGTTCAGCCAGGATGCGGTCCGGCTCCTCGATCAGAAATCGGAACGCGAAGTGAAACAGCTCCAGGTCATGCTGGTTGGCCGCGTCCTCGGAAGGCACCATCATCGTCTCAATCTCCCCCTGCCGATCGTCGGTTTTTTTTGGGCCAGCTATCCGCTTCTTGAAGAGCGAAAGTCCAGCGCGTTATCGTAGCACGCGCTACGTGATCAGTTTTCAACGAATACATGCAGGATAACATCGAATGGCGCCGCGGCGGAACTGCCCGTCCCCGGCTCAGTGCAACCGACTGGCAAGAAACTGCCGGCATCGGTCGCTGACCGGGTTCTCGAACACCTGCGACGGTGGACCATCCTCGGCGATCACGCCCTGGTCGAAGAACGCAACCCGGCTCGAGACCTCCCGCGCGAAGCCCATTTCATGGGTCACGATCAGCATGGTGCGGCCTTCTTCGGCAAGCCCGCGGATCACCCGCAGCACCTCACCGACCAGTTCAGGGTCCAGTGCCGAGGTCGGCTCGTCGAACAGCATCACCCGGGGGTCCATGGCCAGCGCCCGGGCAATTGCCGCCCGCTGCTGCTGCCCGCCCGACAATTCCGCCGGATAATGATCGCGTTTGTCGCCGATGCCGACCTTGTCCAGCAGCTTGCGCGCCGTGTCCACCGCCTCGGCCCGCGGCCGGCGCAGCACATGGATCGGCGCCTCCGTCAGGTTTTCCAGCACGGTCAGGTGCGGCCACAGGTTGAAGCTCTGGAACACCATGCCCAGGCGCGCGCGGATACGGTCGAGCTGGCGCGGATCCTGCGGCTCCATGCCGCCACCCCGCCGGGGCTTCAGACGGATCGGCTCCCCATCCACCCGCACCTCACCGGCATCCGGCATTTCCAGCATGTTGATACAGCGCAGGAACGTGCTCTTGCCCGATCCGCTGCTGCCGATGATCGAAATCACATCGCCTTCGGCCGCCTGAAGTGACACCCCCTTCACGACCTCCAGATCGCCGAACCGTTTATGAAGGCGCTCCACCTCCAGTGCCCATTGTGCCCGTCCTGCTGCCTCCGACTGCGTCATGCGGCCCCCTCGCTGCCAGCATAAACCGGTGCCATCCCACCCCAACAGGCGGCACCGGTCGTTTCAAGACAGGATTATGACGGCCCCGGCTGCGTATGGGAACCGGCCGATCGGCCGGGCTGTCATCAGGCGGCGGTCATCCTCAATCGCTCGATGGCTCCGGTGCCGGCAGTGCCGATAGCTGCCGCTCGACGGCGGCCCGGTCGGGGCTGTCGGCCGGCAGGCGGTCCAGCAGGCGCTGCCAAAGATCCCGGGCCGCGGCCGGCTCGCCATCGCGCAGATGGACCTGCCCACCCAGCCACAATGCCATCTCGTGATCGGGCGCCATGTCCAGCGCGCGCTTGCGGGCATCGCGTGCCGCCGCCGGGATCCTGGGGTCCATCGCGGCATCATCCGCCGGTTCCAGCCGGGCCTGCATCAGTGCCAGCTGGATATCCATCACCCGCGGATTGGCCTCGGCGCCGCGCACCAGGGCCGCGCGGCTCGCCGCCGGATCGCCCAGCACCGCATAGGATCGTGCCAGCCGCAGCCAGCCTTCCGGGTCTTCCGGCGCATCGGACAGCCGGGCCGCCAGCCCCTCGACCATGCCGCGGATCATCTCGGCCTGTGCCGGCGGCACGGCCATGCCCTCGCCACGGCCCCCGGCGGTGGCGGTGCCATCACCCTCCTGCCACGCCTCGGGCATCAGCCCGGCCAGCGGCCGGCCCAGATCGCCGGCGGCGCGGCGGATCTGGCGTTCAAGCTCGGGCCGCCAGGGGGCATTGGCGGGGGTGTCGGCGGCGAGCGCCACCCAGCGTTCCAGCGCCGCCTCGATCCGTCCGCCCTGGGCGTCGGCCAGTCCCAGATAATAGCGCGCCGCC harbors:
- a CDS encoding lysine/arginine/ornithine ABC transporter substrate-binding protein gives rise to the protein MFRILTAAVIGLGLASGAAAAAEMTKIRIANEGAYPPFNFVNDQGKLDGFDVDITNALCEKMQADCELITQDWDGIIPGLLANKYDAIISAMSITDERKQSVDFSDKYALSAGQFVAPKDKTYDDVSPKALAGKVIAVQRSTTHVTFLEDNYKDSDIRLYDTQDQANLDLAAGRADLTLADQPVLGDWLKTPDGQGYHFVAGPVADPKWYGEGIGVAVRKGNDDLVAKFNEAIAAIRADGTFKTINDKWFNFDIYGE
- a CDS encoding MarR family winged helix-turn-helix transcriptional regulator yields the protein MMVPSEDAANQHDLELFHFAFRFLIEEPDRILAERGLNRSHHRILFFVAHGGPDMTLTDLLDKLKVSRQALHRPMRQLLDQNLVALSPVPSNRRMLNVTLNPEGAALEARLSALQTAYLDSAFQAAGEGAADAWRRVMAVLAAEPPKIEDADSFSMRNGGRPLIGNMPRRAMP
- a CDS encoding ABC transporter ATP-binding protein, whose amino-acid sequence is MTQSEAAGRAQWALEVERLHKRFGDLEVVKGVSLQAAEGDVISIIGSSGSGKSTFLRCINMLEMPDAGEVRVDGEPIRLKPRRGGGMEPQDPRQLDRIRARLGMVFQSFNLWPHLTVLENLTEAPIHVLRRPRAEAVDTARKLLDKVGIGDKRDHYPAELSGGQQQRAAIARALAMDPRVMLFDEPTSALDPELVGEVLRVIRGLAEEGRTMLIVTHEMGFAREVSSRVAFFDQGVIAEDGPPSQVFENPVSDRCRQFLASRLH
- the ccmI gene encoding c-type cytochrome biogenesis protein CcmI; the encoded protein is MISGIWFWAAIALATLICLTVLLLPVLKGRARERGAARLGDIAIYRDQLAEVERELASGRLTAEEAIAARLEIQRRLLAADGARGAQPHHVASGSKERRRANRLSAILIVVVPLVAVGLYVRIGNPGLPDQPAGARPVAAAGSDADLARLAEELSTRLETADSEDPRGWTLLGRSLTSLGRHDEAARAFARALALTPDDVDLLTSAAAAEVIAVGGQVDEHARVLFERAVSIDPDNAAARYYLGLADAQGGRIEAALERWVALAADTPANAPWRPELERQIRRAAGDLGRPLAGLMPEAWQEGDGTATAGGRGEGMAVPPAQAEMIRGMVEGLAARLSDAPEDPEGWLRLARSYAVLGDPAASRAALVRGAEANPRVMDIQLALMQARLEPADDAAMDPRIPAAARDARKRALDMAPDHEMALWLGGQVHLRDGEPAAARDLWQRLLDRLPADSPDRAAVERQLSALPAPEPSSD